One Pyrus communis chromosome 13, drPyrComm1.1, whole genome shotgun sequence genomic window carries:
- the LOC137711946 gene encoding uncharacterized protein — translation MGSSHELARNGHKDVSLQELSDRLAEFAQVRGWEQYHSPRNLLLALVGEVGELSEIFQWKGEVARGLPDWTSDDKEHLEEELSDVLLYLIQLADVCGLDLGQAALTKIVKNARKYPVAEQTAASTN, via the exons ATGGGGAGTTCTCATGAGCTTGCAAGAAATGGTCATAAAGATGTTTCACTTCAAGAACTTAGTGATAGGCTTGCTGAGTTTGCTCAAGTAAGAGGATGGGAACAATATCACAGCCCCAGAAATCTCCTTCTAGCACTA GTGGGAGAGGTTGGAGAACTGTCTGAAATTTTCCAGTGGAAAGGTGAAGTTGCAAGAGGGCTGCCTGACTGGACTTCTGATGACAAAGAGCATTTGGAAGAGGAGCTCTCTGATGTTCTGCTCTACCTGATTCAACTCGCAGACGTTTGCggacttgatcttggacaagCAGCTCTCACCAAGATTGTCAAGAATGCAAGAAAATACCCCGTTGCCGAGCAAACAGCAGCTTCCACCAACTAG
- the LOC137713828 gene encoding probable LRR receptor-like serine/threonine-protein kinase At1g74360, which translates to MYSSITKNNSWRAVCSIFLVLVVIMITGAFMVAGDSLNTDREVLLSLKAFLQQTNRVNQGIYSQWNQNSSNPCEWPGISCNHDSKRVSGVQLSNQQITGEIFLNFSALTALSHLDLSKNTITGALPEDLSQCHSLKYLNLSHNTIDGVLDLNGLNQLEVLDLTVNRFYGDLEMSFPGVCSNLVVANLSANNFNGRIDHMFDECFNLQYLDLSTNSFSGEIWSGFSRLTEFSASENYFNGAILPSVFANNCSLVDLDLSENSFSGAVPAEISKCQRLVKLDLWGNKFTGPIPSEIGSISSLQALFLGKNSFSRDIPESLLDLNSLTFLDLSRNNFSGDIQDIFGRLRQVKFLVLHSNWYTGGIYSSGILKLPNVTRLDLSYNNFTGPLPLVISQMPKLEFLVLAFNQFNGTIPPEYGNIPTLQALDLSFNSLTGAIPSTLGNLSSLLWLMLANNFLTGPIPHELGNCGSLLWLNLKNNKLSGPIPSQLTKIGRNVKQTFDKNNQDYDKVIGGSVECLAMKRWIPADYPPFSFVYMILTRKSCQSIWDRLLKGNGLFEICAAGSSVRTQQISGYIQLSGNQLSGHLPPDIGTLRNFSMIHLGVNRFQGELPANIGQLPLVVFNISANNFSGQIPEEIGNIKCMQNLDMSYNNFSGIFPVSLNGLTDLSKFNISYNPLISGVIPSSGQLATFEKVSYLGDPLLKLPIFIDNSTYPAKKPYRNPKKPKKLAAYVLVLVLLFAVLVCGVLSLVACLSGKSPPQPPGYLLQDIKYRHDLASSSSSSSPWLSDTVKIIRLDKMAFTHADILKATRNFSEDMIIGRGGFGTVYQGVLPDGRVVAVKKLLREGLEGEREFRAEMEVLSGSGFGWPHPNLVTLHGWCLYGSEKILVYEYMEGGTLEDFITDRVRLTWRRRVDVAVDVARALVFLHHECFPAIVHRDVKASNVLLDKDGKARVTDFGLARMVDAGNTHVSTIVAGTVGYVAPEYGQTWQATTKGDVYSYGVLAMELATGRRAVDGGEECLVEWARRVMGNGRQGFNRSVMPVMLMGSGLVDGAEEMCELLKVGIKCTAEAPQSRPNMKEVLAMLLNIYNDEMLHI; encoded by the exons ATGTACTCATCGATCACGAAAAATAATTCATGGCGCGCAGTGTGTTCTATATTCTTGGTCTTGGTTGTGATCATGATCACAG GTGCTTTCATGGTAGCCGGAGATTCTCTGAACACAGACAGAGAAGTTCTGCTGAGCCTCAAAGCATTTCTTCAGCAAACCAACCGCGTCAACCAAGGAATATACTCGCAGTGGAATCAGAATAGCAGCAACCCGTGCGAGTGGCCCGGAATTTCGTGCAACCATGACAGCAAGAGAGTCAGCGGCGTTCAGCTCTCCAACCAACAAATCACCGGTGAGATTTTCCTAAACTTCTCTGCACTGACAGCACTTTCGCACCTCGACCTCTCGAAAAACACAATAACCGGAGCCCTCCCGGAGGACTTGAGTCAATGCCACAGCCTCAAATACCTCAACTTGTCACATAACACTATAGACGGTGTGCTGGACTTGAATGGTTTGAATCAGCTGGAGGTTCTTGATTTGACTGTCAATAGATTTTACGGCGATCTGGAGATGAGCTTTCCCGGAGTTTGCAGTAACCTAGTGGTTGCGAATCTCTCAGCGAATAATTTTAACGGAAGGATTGATCACATGTTTGATGAATGCTTCAATTTGCAGTACTTGGATTTGAGCACGAACTCTTTTAGTGGTGAGATATGGAGTGGATTCAGTAGGCTTACGGAGTTTTCAGCATCAGAAAACTATTTCAATGGCGCTATTTTGCCTTCTGTTTTTGCGAATAATTGTAGTCTTGTCGATTTGGACTTGTCCGAAAACAGTTTTTCTGGTGCAGTTCCTGCAGAGATTTCGAAATGCCAGAGGCTGGTCAAATTGGATCTATGGGGGAACAAGTTTACGGGGCCAATCCCGTCTGAGATTGGATCAATTTCGAGTCTGCAGGCCTTGTTCTTGGGCAAAAACAGCTTTTCAAGAGATATCCCGGAATCCCTTTTGGATTTGAACAGCTTGACATTCTTGGATTTGAGCAGGAACAATTTTAGCGGAGATATACAAGACATTTTCGGGAGACTCAGACAGGTGAAGTTTCTTGTGCTGCACTCAAACTGGTACACCGGTGGGATCTATTCCTCTGGCATTCTCAAGTTACCAAATGTTACGAGGTTAGACCTCAGCTACAACAATTTTACTGGTCCTCTGCCGCTTGTTATTTCTCAGATGCCGAAGTTGGAGTTTTTAGTCCTCGCTTTCAATCAATTCAACGGAACTATACCACCTGAGTACGGAAACATTCCAACCCTCCAAGCCCTGGACCTTTCCTTCAACAGCCTAACGGGAGCAATTCCAAGCACCCTCGGAAACTTGAGCTCTCTCTTGTGGTTGATGCTTGCGAACAATTTCCTGACTGGTCCAATTCCACACGAATTGGGAAATTGTGGTAGTTTGCTGTGGCTTAATCTCAAGAACAACAAGCTCTCCGGGCCAATCCCATCTCAACTGACaaaaattgggagaaatgttaAGCAAACATTCGACAAAAATAATCAGGACTATGATAAGGTCATAGGGGGATCAGTAGAGTGCTTGGCGATGAAGAGATGGATTCCTGCAGATTACCCACCATTCAGTTTCGTGTACATGATCCTCACTAGGAAGAGTTGTCAAAGCATATGGGACCGGCTGCTTAAGGGAAACGGCCTGTTTGAAATATGTGCGGCTGGCTCTTCTGTACGGACACAACAAATTTCGGGTTACATTCAACTGAGTGGGAATCAGCTTTCGGGTCATCTCCCACCAGATATCGGAACATTGCGCAATTTTAGCATGATACATTTGGGTGTCAATAGAttccaaggcgaactccctgcAAATATCGGTCAGTTGCCACTTGTAGTGTTCAACATCAGTGCGAACAATTTTTCGGGTCAAATTCCGGAGGAGATTGGGAATATTAAGTGCATGCAGAATCTTGATATGTCATACAACAATTTTTCTGGCATATTTCCTGTGAGCCTAAACGGTTTGACTGATCTAAGTAAGTTCAACATTTCGTACAATCCGCTCATCTCCGGCGTAATTCCTTCGAGCGGGCAGTTGGCAACGTTCGAGAAAGTGTCCTATCTCGGTGACCCCCTCCTGAAGCTTCCCATATTCATCGACAACTCCACGTATCCAGCTAAAAAACCATACAGGAATCCGAAAAAGCCTAAAAAGCTTGCTGCATATGTTTTGGTCTTGGTTTTGCTATTTGCTGTCTTGGTATGTGGAGTTTTGTCACTTGTAGCGTGCTTATCCGGAAAGAGCCCGCCACAGCCCCCAGGATACTTGTTGCAGGACATCAAATACCGGCATGACTTGGCCTCGAGCTCTAGCAGTTCATCCCCGTGGTTGTCGGATACTGTTAAGATCATTCGTTTGGACAAAATGGCTTTTACACATGCTGACATTTTGAAAGCTACACGCAATTTTTCGGAAGATATGATTATAGGGAGGGGAGGGTTTGGGACAGTGTACCAAGGAGTATTGCCGGATGGGAGAGTAGTAGCGGTGAAGAAGCTTCTAAGAGAAGGACTCGAAGGTGAAAGGGAGTTCCGAGCTGAAATGGAGGTTCTTAGTGGGAGTGGCTTTGGCTGGCCTCACCCGAACCTTGTAACTCTTCACGGCTGGTGTCTCTATGGATCCGAAAAAATACTAGTCTACGAGTACATGGAAGGCGGGACCTTGGAGGATTTTATAACTGATAGAGTAAGACTGACATGGCGAAGGCGAGTTGATGTGGCAGTTGATGTGGCTAGAGCCTTGGTGTTTCTACACCACGAGTGCTTCCCTGCCATCGTGCACCGCGATGTGAAGGCGAGCAATGTGCTGCTAGACAAGGATGGAAAGGCGAGAGTTACAGATTTCGGGCTGGCTAGAATGGTCGATGCAGGGAATACTCATGTGAGCACAATAGTGGCGGGGACTGTTGGTTATGTCGCGCCCGAATATGGGCAGACATGGCAAGCCACGACAAAAGGAGATGTGTATAGTTACGGAGTGCTGGCAATGGAGTTGGCAACCGGGAGGCGAGCGGTGGATGGAGGAGAGGAGTGCCTTGTGGAATGGGCAAGAAGGGTAATGGGAAATGGACGGCAAGGATTCAACCGGTCTGTGATGCCGGTTATGCTTATGGGATCGGGGCTGGTTGATGGGGCGGAGGAGATGTGCGAGCTGCTTAAGGTTGGCATAAAGTGCACGGCCGAGGCACCACAGTCAAGGCCAAACATGAAGGAGGTTCTAGCTATGCTACTCAATATATATAATGACGAAATGTTACATATATAG
- the LOC137713955 gene encoding WEB family protein At5g55860-like — translation MGETDTKPIEPVQAALSLFEEKNDHRKTRLSGTDKDSEKERELEGVLKDLANYKVKLEAKDASYMQALLKLQHHEYTADELPALLENIEFERDKCVEECKEARAQIYHLESKVKEMGDQLTETQKVREHLMHVFRELKATQSELLGMETKLADARDSELKALTQVELMETDFVMENERVEELLKHVSELSEAVVKSKVAASETDKEKLAILSAKDTEIELATQAALQAQEQLEYSKKQTVKMEELEDQLLAKSSFIEMLQLEIKQVNENLSFSGMASSDAMNDLKQLEKELEEKERKISDQEGFIEGLEMELNQLKLELSDANQVANSLKRDIEVLTEDLQKAKIELDEMAERENNAQVEIAMLESELHRGRSKIAAAEAAEARTENVKSGLYLAIHQLVIEAETAKMENRMLKQGADSADEETDEHSPLFYSNEDAEVSKIGELKEEAEERQEENDSHVTISLKEYKYLVKKADQADQIPLSLVEAFSRQLSFSTAGDKSELEHLKKELEAAMEKVAQFRNRAEQATTRADLAERAKERLEDRIRIWRKVRQKRRAALAALREVSLPKQFSPPAYESPDEIKPPAYESPDELKPNASEEIQKTYPQLRDVLKMKF, via the exons ATGGGGGAGACTGATACAAAACCAATTGAACCAGTCCAGGCTGCATTGTCCCTGTTTGAAGAGAAGAACGATCATCGGAAAACCCGGCTTTCCGGCACAGAT AAGGAtagtgagaaagaaagagagcttGAAGGTGTGTTGAAGGATTTGGCCAATTACAAGGTGAAGCTGGAAGCAAAAGATGCTTCCTACATGCAAGCCCTTCTCAAGCTGCAACACCACGAGTACACAGCGGACGAACTCCCTGCCCTCCTTGAAAACATCGAGTTCGAGAGAGATAAGTGCGTCGAGGAATGTAAAGAGGCTCGGGCGCAGATATACCATCTTGAATCCAAGGTAAAGGAAATGGGGGATCAGCTAACTGAGACTCAAAAGGTGAGAGAGCACCTCATGCATGTTTTTAGGGAGTTGAAGGCTACACAATCAGAGCTGCTTGGCATGGAAACAAAACTAGCGGACGCTAGAGATTCGGAGCTAAAAGCTCTAACTCAAGTGGAGCTAATGGAAACAGATTTCGTGATGGAAAATGAGAGGGTGGAAGAGCTTCTTAAACATGTCTCGGAGCTAAGTGAAGCCGTGGTTAAGTCAAAGGTTGCTGCTAGTGAGACAGATAAAGAGAAGTTGGCGATATTATCTGCGAAGGATACTGAGATTGAGTTAGCTACACAGGCTGCTCTTCAAGCGCAGGAGCAGCTCGAATATTCTAAGAAACAAACGGTGAAGATGGAGGAGTTGGAGGATCAGCTCCTCGCCAAGTCTTCGTTCATTGAGATGCTTCAGCTGGAGATTAAACAGGTGAATGAAAACCTTAGCTTCTCTGGGATGGCGTCTTCTGACGCGATGAATGACTTGAAGCAGCTGGAAAAAGAGTTagaagagaaggaaagaaagatCTCGGATCAGGAAGGTTTCATCGAGGGGCTAGAAATGGAACTGAATCAGTTAAAATTGGAGCTTAGTGATGCAAATCAAGTGGCCAACAGCCTGAAGCGCGACATTGAAGTTCTTACTGAGGATTTACAGAAAGCTAAAATAGAGCTTGATGAGATGGCGGAAAGGGAAAACAATGCGCAGGTTGAGATAGCAATGCTGGAATCTGAGCTTCATAGAGGGAGGTCAAAAATTGCAGCAGCAGAGGCAGCTGAAGCAAGAACCGAAAATGTTAAATCGGGGTTGTACCTTGCGATTCATCAACTAGTAATAGAAGCCGAGACTGCCAAGATGGAAAACAGAATGTTAAAGCAAGGAGCAGATAGCGCAGACGAAGAAACGGACGAACACTCTCCCCTTTTTTATTCTAATGAAGATGCTGAGGTTTCCAAAATTGGTGAACTTAAGGAAGAAGCTGAAGAGCGACAGGAAGAGAATGATTCCCATGTAACAATTTCATTGAAGGAATACAAGTACTTGGTTAAGAAGGCTGACCAGGCTGATCAAATTCCTTTGTCATTGGTGGAAGCCTTTAGTCGTCAGTTGAGCTTCAGCACCGCAGGAGATAAGTCTGAGTTGGAACATTTGAAGAAGGAGTTGGAAGCTGCAATGGAAAAGGTTGCGCAATTCAGGAACCGGGCTGAGCAGGCTACTACTAGGGCTGATCTTGCCGAGAGAGCGAAAGAAAGACTAGAGGACCGGATAAGGATTTGGCGAAAGGTGAGGCAAAAGAGAAGAGCTGCTCTTGCTGCGCTTAGGGAGGTGTCTCTTCCTAAACAATTTAGCCCTCCCGCATATGAATCTCCAGATGAAATTAAGCCTCCTGCATATGAATCTCCAGATGAATTGAAGCCTAATGCATCAgaagaaatacaaaaaacatATCCGCAATTGCGTGACGTACTTAAAATGAAATTCTAG